A region from the Vicia villosa cultivar HV-30 ecotype Madison, WI linkage group LG3, Vvil1.0, whole genome shotgun sequence genome encodes:
- the LOC131656931 gene encoding uncharacterized protein LOC131656931 gives MRRRGVRTVSSRVAVPVFLEIFGHLAGNEEEGNDQEIANDEDHTKEDVTHDTDPNWQYVPPQEEEIPCGYTAPPPPDQSNIISMLENMQLLQQQHFDTQQLQFQNMQQLQKDRYDEQQRQYQSLYSLVQDHKSDFETFASNSTLRQNHFEETALNRHANLSQSFNTLNISVFDLLEQVEEDRPQTFQRGRGRRGRR, from the exons ATGCGGAGAAGAGGAGTCCGTACGGTTTCCAGCAGAGTGGCAGTTCCG gtgtttttggaaatatttggtCACCTTGCtggtaatgaagaagaaggaaatgatcaagaaatagcaaatgatgaggatcacactAAGGAAGATGTAactcatgacacggatccaaattggcaatatgtccctcctcaagaggaagaaattccttgtggatacacggctccacctccgccggatcagtccaacatcatttccatgcttgaaaatatgcaactcctacaacaacagcatttcgacacacagcagctccaattccagaacatgcaacagcttcaaaaagatcgctatgacgaacaacaacgacaatatcaatcgttatacagcttggttcaagaccacaaaagcgactttgaaacgtttgcatccaactcgaccTTAAGACAGAATCATTTTGAGGAGACTGCATTGAACCGCCATGCAAatctaagtcaaagcttcaatactctaaacaTCTCAGTgtttgatctgttggaacaagttgaagaagatcgtcctcaaacgtttcaaagaggaagaggaagacggggcaggcgttag